One part of the Euwallacea similis isolate ESF13 chromosome 30, ESF131.1, whole genome shotgun sequence genome encodes these proteins:
- the RpL37A gene encoding large ribosomal subunit protein eL43, whose protein sequence is MAKRTKKVGITGKYGTRYGASLRKMVKKMEITQHSKYSCSFCGKDAMKRSVVGIWSCKRCKRVVAGGAWVYATTAASSVRSAVRRLREVKEQ, encoded by the exons ATG gCCAAACGTACTAAAAAGGTCGGGATCACCGGGAAGTATGGAACACGTTATGGCGCTTCCCTTCGTAAAATGGttaagaaaatggaaattactCAGCACAGTAAATATTCCTGCAGTTTCTGTGGAAAG gATGCCATGAAGAGGTCAGTTGTTGGAATTTGGTCTTGCAAAAGATGTAAACGAGTTGTCGCTGGAGGGGCCTGGGTATACGCAACTACCGCTGCTTCATCTGTAAGGTCCGCAGTCAGACGTCTTAGAGAAGTTAAGGAGCAGtaa
- the smo gene encoding protein smoothened: MKTLILISSCLSFIFSIDCRALSSSVFQNFNSSETPYIRHTFGDRYLDEIPRFCRRKATCVLLSNTTCMGAKLPYHSTTLDLTDLSSQTKVQEKLQLYEQYLRYIPTCWQVIQPFLCALYMPKCELGEVDLPSYEMCKVTLEPCKGIFNSTLFPEFFNCKDNRLFPSMCRNEIHDMKFNLTGHCMEPLIETDNPEWYFKDIEGCGLHCMDARYTESEHNQIHQLITYGAIICIILNFFTALTFFIDWKSANRYPAKGIFFINICFVISYSGYLAQFFGSDTREDIVCKKDGTLRKWEPSATENLSCVTVFFVVYYFLIAGLVWFMIFCYSWYMNSLQALGKIQERIDKKEAYFHLVAWSLPLMLTITTMAIGEIDGDYITGICFVGFANWAARIGLFLFPFAAIMLVSIYIIIRGLILLIKVQIDSKEVISENSTRKIRSNIIRMTVFTIFMVIFCVVTIVYHVYVASNRDLWQASLENYVWCKLTSFGTGYSHCKQSERPSVAMLQLHLIAVFGKGAAMASWVWYSATLHAWGRFIRKKFHCEVEEPLKIKKHKIIARVFARRKRFNEGGVISICSANHTDPVGLQFELNSAASNGLNLTSWAKNLPRLVNRRPAVPNDVGVDNSYQSIDSVSYRHVSIESRRNSGDSQVSVQIAELKATKRVKTRRMRRSDRHQFRRNSRNIGNSTRAPSRRSTKRGSSTSLDSNLQLLNALANASDGSKFAPNLGRRTAIAGLDGAQLGQLLSNGKLILPPAAQSCSEDENVSVTISETAVSMRVANQNLDLNDHFTISQLKHGLCWQPASSESEHEEYESQICPQIQKKSRIKGSSESRLCLQALADTNSDSSSEYELNPLDKDNVAKSKQEKTRDNKRFRRESKSKEKYQCDGTTDEKRELCDESGRKYWDNDEEVLFIKGKSQVFIQKSKEF, translated from the exons ATGAAGACACTCATTTTAATATCATCATGcttaagtttcattttttcaattgacTGTCGAGCTCTGTCCTCCAGTGTGTTCCAAAACTTCAACAGTTCAGAAACACCATATATCCGACATACTTTTGGCGACAGATACTTGGATGAAATTCCTCGGTTCTGCAGAAGGAAGGCAACATGTGTACTCCTTTCTAACACTACATGCATGGGTGCTAAGCTACCCTATCATTCAACTACTTTGGATTTAACTGATTTAAGTAGTCAAACTAAAGTTCAAGAGAAGCTTCAGCTGTATGAACAATACTTGCGCTATATTCCCACTTGTTGGCAAGTAATTCAGCCATTTTTGTGTGCCTTGTATATGCCAAAATGTGAACTAGGAGAAGTAGATTTACCTTCATATGAAATGTGCAAAGTCACTTTAGAGCCTtgtaaaggaatttttaatagtaCCTTATTCCCagagttttttaattgcaagGACAATAGACTTTTTCCTTCTATGTGTCGAAATGAAATCCATGATATGAAGTTTAATTTAACAGGGCACTGTATGGAACCACTTATAGAAACCGATAATCCTGAATGGTACTTTAAAG ACATAGAAGGATGTGGTTTGCACTGTATGGACGCCAGATACACGGAAAGTGAACACAACCAGATTCATCAACTTATTACTTATGGAGCGATAATTtgtatcattttaaattttttcactgCCCTGACCTTTTTTATTGACTGGAAGTCTGCTAATAGATATCCTGcgaaaggaatattttttattaatatttgttttgttatttcataTAGTGGCTATTTGGCACAATTTTTTG GAAGTGATACAAGAGAAGATATTGTATGCAAAAAGGATGGAACATTAAGAAAATGGGAACCCAGTGCTACTGAGAACCTATCATGCGTTACAGTATTTTTCgtggtttattattttttaattgcaggCCTTGTTTGGTTCATGATTTTTTGCTATTCTTGGTACATGAACTCACTGCAGGCTTTAG gaaaaattcaGGAGAGAATTGACAAAAAAGAAGCATATTTTCATCTGGTTGCCTGGAGCTTACCTCTAATGTTAACAATCACTACAATGGCAATAGGCGAAATAGACGGTGATTATATTACGGGAATATGTTTTGTTGGCTTTGCGAATTGGGCAGCTAGAATTGGTCTGTTTCTCTTTCCATTTGCTGCCATTATGCTAGTTTCCATTTATATCATTATCCGag GTTTAATTCTCctaataaaagtacaaatcGACAGCAAGGAGGTAATATCGGAAAATTCTACGAGAAAAATTCGATCTAATATTATAAGAATGACAGTTTTTACGATATTTATGGTGATATTTTGCGTGGTCACTATCGTTTATCACGTGTATGTGGCCTCAAATAGAGACCTGTGGCAAGCTAGTCTAGAAAATTATGTTTG GTGTAAGCTTACAAGCTTTGGCACTGGTTATTCACATTGTAAGCAGTCTGAGCGACCGAGCGTTGCTATGCTGCAGTTGCATCTCATAGCAGTTTTTGGAAAGGGTGCTGCTATGGCGTCGTGGGTGTGGTATAGTGCCACTTTGCATGCTTGGGGAAGATTCATCAGGAA AAAATTTCACTGCGAAGTGGAAGAGCCgctgaaaatcaaaaaacataaGATAATTGCCCGCGTCTTTGCTAGAAGGAAAAGATTTAATGAAGGGGGCGTCATATCTATTTGTAGCGCCAATCATACTGACCCCGTCGGATTACAGTTCGAATTGAACAGTGCTGCAAGCAACGGTCTAAATTTAACTTCCTGGGCAAAAAACTTACCCAGATTGGTGAATCGACGTCCGGCGGTTCCTAATGACGTAGGGGTTGATAATAGCTACCAGTCAATTGATAGTGTTAGCTATAG ACATGTTAGTATTGAATCCCGCCGGAATTCTGGTGATAGTCAAGTGTCAGTACAAATTGCAGAACTGAAAGCAACAAAGAGAGTGAAAACGAGAAGAATGAGAAGATCTGATAGGCACCAATTCAGAAGAAACTCAAGAAATATTG GAAACTCAACGCGTGCACCTTCCCGTAGAAGTACAAAGAGGGGCAGTAGTACCAGTTTGGATTCCAATTTGCAATTATTGAACGCTTTAGCGAACGCCAGTGACGGTTCAAAATTCGCTCCAAACTTGGGTAGGAGAACTGCAATAGCAGGTTTGGATGGAGCTCAACTTGGACAATTACTTTCCAATGGAAAGCTAA ttttaccaCCGGCAGCTCAGTCTTGTTCCGAAGACGAAAACGTGTCGGTTACCATTTCAGAAACTGCAGTCAGTATGCGTGTTGCTAATCAGAACCTTGATCTGAATGATCATTTCACCATCAGCCAACTAAAACACGGATTATGTTGGCAACCAGCGAGTTCTGAAAGCGAACACGAAGAATACGaaagccaaatctgtccacaaattcaaaagaaatcaaG aataAAGGGAAGCTCAGAATCTAGGCTGTGTCTACAAGCTCTCGCGGATACAAACAGTGATAGTTCAAGCGAGTACGAATTAAACCCGTTGGACAAAGACAATGTGGCTAAAAGCAAGCAAGAAAAAACAAGGGACAATAAACGGTTTCGCAGAGAAAGCAAATCAAAAGAAAAGTATCAATGCGACGGTACTACAGACGAGAAACGCGAATTATGCGATGAGTCGGGTAGAAAATACTGGGATAATGACGAAGAAGTTCTGTTTATCAAGGGTAAGAGCCAAGTCTTTATCCAAAAAAGTAAAGAGTTTTAG
- the Trm1 gene encoding tRNA (guanine(26)-N(2))-dimethyltransferase encodes MRGAKATCSLILRFLKNFKMSETKVSEPIQEIAEGLAKVQAAGSVFYNPVQEFNRDLSIAVISAYSRQQHTEKTALNETRKSGIKYEDGISILEALSATGLRSIRYAKEIPGVKNIIANDISAVAVTNINNNIRLNEVNHLVTASQYDATMLMYQHRREDRFDVIDLDPYGCPSIFLDSAVQSIKNGGLLLVTATDMAVLAGNSPETCYVKYGAVSLKIKSCHEMALRILLQCIEAHANRYGRYIVPILSLSADFYIRVFVRIYTGAHKCKYTTSKLSHVYHCTGCDSFVLHPLGIIKQNEKNEKLVKFSVPTGPPVSNRCDHCGSSYHIGGPIWSAPLHSMEFVKEVLNSADPRLNTYKRIQGVLSVILEELVDVPLYYILDRLSGTIRVETPSMLVLRSAILNAGYKVSCTHMNKTSVKTNAPAKVVWDIMRSWEKLHPASKKTIAGNNVACSILQQVPDREYSFQLHPEANPQSKIKGLLRYQTNPLPFWGPGTRSQTMLGDQKMSKSHKNQGKRKRTCSDSNVVD; translated from the exons atgagAGGTGCCAAAGCGACatgttctttaattttaagattctTGAAAAACTTCA AAATGAGTGAAACAAAAGTAAGTGAACCCATCCAAGAAATAGCAGAGGGACTTGCCAAGGTACAAGCAGCTGGCAGTGTATTTTATAATCCTGTACAGGAATTTAACAGAGATTTAAG TATTGCAGTTATATCTGCGTACAGCAGACAGCAACACACAGAAAAGACTGCACTTAATGAAACACGAAAATCTGGGATTAAATATGAAGATGGCATTTCAATATTGGAAGCCTTATCTGCAACTGGCCTTCGAAGTATCCGATATGCCAAAGAAATACCAGGcgtgaaaaatattattgctaATGATATATCCGCTGTAGCTGTAACcaatatcaataataatattcgACTTAATGAAGTCAATCACTTGGTTACTGCGAGCCAATATGATGCAAC GATGCTTATGTACCAACATAGAAGAGAAGACCGTTTTGATGTAATTGATCTAGATCCCTACGGATGTCCTTCTATTTTCTTGGATTCTGCAGTCCAATCAATTAAGAATGGGGGACTGCTTTTAGTTACAGCAACCGATATGGCAGTTCTGGCTGGAAATAGCCCTGAAACGTGTTACGTCAAATATGGCGCAGTATCGCTTAAAATCAAGTCCTGTCACGAAATGGCTCTGCGAATATTGCTGCAGTGCATTGAGGCCCACGCTAATAGATACGGTCGTTACATTGTGCCGATTTTATCTCTTTCCGCTGATTTTTACATTAGAGTTTTTGTCAGAATTTACACTGGTGCACACAAGTGTAAATATACTACAAG CAAATTATCCCATGTATACCATTGTACCGGGTGCGATAGTTTTGTTTTACACCCCTTGGggattattaaacaaaatgagaaaaacgaaaaattagtCAAGTTTTCTGTTCCTACTGGTCCGCCGGTTTCGAACAGATGTGACCATTGTGGAAGTTCTTATCAT ATAGGTGGTCCTATATGGTCCGCCCCCCTTCATTCAATGGAGTTTgtaaaagaagttttaaattcgGCCGACCCAAGATTAAACACATATAAAAGAATTCAGGGTGTATTAAGCGTTATATTGGAGGAGCTAGTTGATGTGCCGTTATATTACATCTTAGATCGGTTATCTGGCACAATAAGAGTAGAAACGCCGTCAATGCTAGTTTTAAG GTCAGCAATTTTAAATGCTGGTTATAAAGTATCCTGTACACATATGAATAAAACTTCAGTGAAGACGAATGCGCCCGCTAAAGTAGTGTGGGATATAATGAGATCCTGGGAAAAACTGCATCCAGCATCAAAAAAAACTATTGCAGGCAATAATGTTGCCTGCTCAATATTGCAACAGGTTCCGGATAGGGAGTACTCTTTCCAGCTCCATCCTGAAGCCAATCCGCAGTCAAAGATAAAAGGGCTTCTTAGGTATCAGACCAATCCGCTACCGTTTTGGGGTCCAGGTACGCGCTCTCAGACAAT GTTGGGTGACCAAAAGATGTCcaaaagtcataaaaatcaGGGAAAACGGAAGAGAACGTGCAGCGATTCTAATGTTGTGGACTAA
- the LOC136417803 gene encoding U5 small nuclear ribonucleoprotein 40 kDa protein, protein MVMESKRKAEDFALVPVQKKARNEVVPSKNKQITQLQPAPARTSNLFAPIMVCEGHEGEIFTIDFHPEGQYFATSGFDRKIFLWSVYGECENLSVLTGHTGAVMELHFTTDGANIITASTDYTLGLWDVVTGQRIKKYKGHTTFVNCAQPSRRGPQLIVSGGDDSTVRIWDQRKKQSVSILNSLYQTTSVCFNDTAENVFSGGIDNDIKVWDIRKKEITYTMKGHTDTITGLALSADGSYLLSNSMDNTLRIWDVRPYAPAERCVKVFSGHQHNFEKNLLRCAWSPDGNKVSGGSADRFVYIWDTTSRRIIYKLPGHTGCVNSVAFHPNEPIVASVGSDKLAYIGEID, encoded by the exons ATGGTTATGGAGAGCAAACGGAAAGCGGAAGATTTTGCCTTGGTGCCCGTACAAAAGAAGGCTAGAAATGAAGTGGTCCCATCTAAGAATAAACAAATAACCCAGTTGCAACCA GCACCGGCTCGTACATCAAATCTTTTTGCACCCATCATGGTATGTGAAGGCCATGAAGGTGAAATATTTACTATTGATTTCCACCCAGAAGGTCAATATTTTGCCACATCAGGATTCGACAGAAAGATTT TTTTATGGAGTGTATATGGCGAATGTGAAAACCTATCAGTTCTAACAGGGCACACTGGGGCAGTAATGGAACTTCATTTCACTACTGATGGGGCCAATATAATTACTGCCTCCACTGATTATACCTTGGGTCTCTGGGATGTGGTTACTGGtcagagaattaaaaaatacaaag GTCATACCACGTTTGTTAATTGCGCACAACCATCGAGAAGAGGACCGCAATTAATAGTATCGGGAGGTGATGACAGTACTGTGAGAATCTGGGATCAAAGGAAGAAACAAAGCGTTAGCATTTTAAACAGTTTGTATCAAACCACTTCTGTTTGTTTCAATGACACGGCGGAAAATGTATTCAGCGGAGGGATTGATAATGATATAAAG GTTTGggatattcgaaaaaaagaaataaccTACACAATGAAAGGACACACTGATACAATAACAGGCCTTGCCTTGAGTGCAGATGGTTCATACCTATTAAGTAATTCCATGGATAACACCCTAAGAATATGGGATGTTCGACCTTATGCCCCGGCGGAAAGATGCGTTAAAGTGTTCAGCGGAcatcaacataattttgaaaaaaatcttttacgaTGTGCTTGGTCTCCTGACGGTAACAAG GTGAGTGGAGGATCCGCTGACAGATTCGTTTACATTTGGGACACAACATCTAGGAGAATAATTTACAAATTGCCGGGGCACACAGGATGTGTCAATAGTGTAGCATTTCATCCAAACGAACCCATCGTCGCATCTGTAGGTAGTGACAAACTAGCCTATATCGGTGAAATAGATTAA
- the Faf2 gene encoding FAS-associated factor 2, whose protein sequence is MDYSNENGALGLTTQQTDKVLQFQDLTGIEDITICRDVLQRHQWNLEVAVQEQLNIREGRPSVYATESRPPAVVNDLLGQLIYTAPPIDGSQSGFKRYFRALFGFMWNVCYSTIITVLQITRRLLGLEFRPRTEALQEVMEFIQLYEEKYGCEHPVFYQGTFSQVLNDAKRELRFLAVYLHNPESNDCDSFCQNTLSNFEIIRYINSNFLFWACSSKSDEGRRTMNAVRCGQFPFMALLVLKDNRLTTVGRLEGYSSPDLLLQRLRTVVNEFEGILIQARADRVEQSINRSIRQHQDEAFLESLKADQLKERLKEEQRRAEQEERIRQEQEAREEEERKVALQREKIESVDKVPSEPDALHPDAVHVVFKLPSGIRLERRFLKSHSLEHVFYFVFCHPHSPDAFEITTNFPKRVLKCQPSHEADRVQTLEQAGLKNREVLFINDLDA, encoded by the exons ATGGATTATTCTAATGAAAATGGTGCACTGGGATTAACAACCCAACAAACTGATAAAGTTTTGCAGTTTCAGGACCTCAcag GTATCGAAGATATCACCATATGTAGAGACGTTCTCCAGCGTCATCAATGGAACTTAGAAGTAGCTGTTCAAGAACAACTGAATATCCGAGAGGGAAGGCCTTCAGTATATGCCACTGAATCTAGACCACCTGCGGTGGTCAATGATTTATTGGGGCAATTGATATACACCGCTCCACCTATCGATGGCTCTCAATCAGGAtttaagagatattttagAGCATTATTTGGATTTATGTGGAATGTATGTTATAGCACTATTATAACTGTCTTACAGATTACCAGAAGActtttgg GTCTTGAATTTAGACCAAGAACAGAAGCGCTGCAAGAAGTAATGGAATTTATTCAGTTATATGAAGAGAAGTATGGATGTGAGCATCCAGTATTTTATCAAGGCACATTTTCACAG GTGTTAAATGATGCAAAAAGGGAGCTTCGATTTCTAGCAGTTTATTTGCACAATCCCGAATCAAATGATTGTGACtcattttgtcaaaatacattgtctaattttgaaataattcggTACATTAATAGTAACTTCTTATTTTGGGCATGTTCGTCCAAGTCGGATGAAGGCAGGCGAACAATGAATGCTGTTAGATGTGGACAGTTTCCTTTTATGGCTTTGTTGGTTTTAAAAGATAACag ATTAACAACAGTGGGAAGACTAGAAGGATATTCAAGTCCTGATTTGCTACTTCAGAGGCTGCGTACAGTCGTCAATGAATTTGAAGGTATTCTTATTCAAGCGAGAGCTGACAGGGTAGAGCAAAGCATAAATAG GTCTATTCGTCAACATCAGgatgaagcatttttggaaagtCTGAAAGCAGACCAATTGAAAGAAAGACTGAAAGAAGAGCAGAGAAGAGCTGAACAAGAGGAGCGCATAAGGCAAGAGCAG GAAGCTAGAGaggaagaagaaagaaaagtgGCATtacaaagagaaaaaatcGAATCAGTAGATAAAGTGCCATCAGAACCCGACGCATTACACCCGGACGCTGTACATGTGGTATTTAAGTTACCTTCAGGAATTCGATTAGAGAGAAGGTTTTTGAAAAGTCATTCCTTAGAG CATGTTTTCTATTTTGTCTTCTGTCATCCCCATTCGCCGGACGCCTTCGAAATTACCACAAATTTTCCGAAGCGAGTCCTTAAATGTCAACCATCCCACGAGGCGGATCGAGTGCAGACTTTAGAGCAGGCTGGACTTAAAAACCGCGAAGTACTTTTTATCAACGATTTAGATGCATAG